The sequence below is a genomic window from Sphingobacterium sp. ML3W.
GTCAACGTATCCGTTAATGGATTAAAACCTAAATCACCTGAAATTGCAATCGCAGCCACTATTTCAGGAGAAGCTACAAAAGCAAAAGTATTTGGGTTACCATCAGCACGTTTTGCAAAGTTACGGTTAAACGAGTGAACGATGGTGTTTTTCTCTTGCTTTTCAGCACCTACACGATCCCACATACCAATACAAGGGCCACAAGCATTTGTAAAGATTGTGGCGTTAAGATCTTCGAAATTTTTCAATAATCCATCACGATCAGCCGTATAACGAACTTGCTCAGAACCTGGGTTAATACCAAACTCAGCTTTCGTTACCAAACCTTTATCAACAGCTTGCTTAGCGATAGAAGCAGCGCGTGCCAAGTCCTCGTAAGAAGAATTGGTACATGAACCGATCAACCCCCACTCTACTTTTGTAGGCCATCCATTTTTAGCCGCTTCTTCACGCATACGTGATACAGGCGTATATAAATCTGGAGAGAAAGGACCGTTCAATGAAGGTTCTAATTCAGATAAGTTGATTTCTATTAATTGATCGAAATATAATTCTGGATGAGCATAAACTTCAGCATCTGCAGTTAAATGCTCTTTAATTGCATTTGCAGCATCAGCAACATCAGCACGATCAGTAGCACGTAAGTAACGCTCCATCGACTCATCATAACCAAATGTAGAAGTAGTCGCACCGATTTCAGCACCCATGTTACAAATTGTACCTTTACCGGTACAAGACATGGATATAGCGCCCTCCCCAAAGTATTCTACGACAGCACCAGTACCACCTTTTACAGTTAAGATACCCGCAACTTTCAAAATAACATCTTTAGGAGAAGTCCAACCGCTTAATTTACCAGTTAATTTAACACCAATTAATTTAGGAAATTTTAGTTCCCAAGGTAAACCAGCCATCACGTCGCATGCATCAGCACCACCGACACCAATAGCCAACATACCTAGACCACCTGCATTAACAGTATGCGAATCGGTACCGATCATCATACCACCTGGAAATGCATAGTTCTCCAATACTACTTGGTGAATAATACCAGCTCCTGGTTTCCAGAAACCAATACCATATTTGTTTGCTACCGAACCTAGGAAATTGAAAACTTCTTTTGACTCTGTATTTGCTCTTTGTAAATCCACTTGAGCACCTTCTTTTGCTTGAATCAAGTGATCACAGTGTACTGTTGAAGGTACAGCTGCTTGCGGACGACCAGCTTGCATAAATTGCAACAATGCCATTTGAGCAGTTGCATCCTGCATTGCTACACGATCCGGAGCGAAATCTACATAAGAGACACCTCTTTCGTATGTCTCAGTAGCATTTCCATCCCATAAGTGAGTATATAAAATCTTCTCAGATAGGGTCAAAGGTTTATTGACCAATTTACGAGCAGCGTTTACACGCTCCTCATAACGGCCATATACCTTTTTAATCATTTCTATATCAAAAGCCATATATTTCTAATTTAAGATATTTATTAAATTACTAAAACTTCAATACTAATATTTACTTAGTCGGAATAGGTGCAAATTTTGTCAAGTTGATTCCCTCAACAGCAGCTTTGTATTCATCCATATTTGGAATTCGACCTAAGATAGCAGAAAGCACAACCACTGGAGTAGAAGCCAATAAAGACTCCCCTTTTTTACCATCTCTGTCTTCCACAACACGTCCTTGGAAAAGACGAGTAGAAGTAGCCATTACTGTATCACCCTTTGCT
It includes:
- a CDS encoding aconitate hydratase, with the protein product MAFDIEMIKKVYGRYEERVNAARKLVNKPLTLSEKILYTHLWDGNATETYERGVSYVDFAPDRVAMQDATAQMALLQFMQAGRPQAAVPSTVHCDHLIQAKEGAQVDLQRANTESKEVFNFLGSVANKYGIGFWKPGAGIIHQVVLENYAFPGGMMIGTDSHTVNAGGLGMLAIGVGGADACDVMAGLPWELKFPKLIGVKLTGKLSGWTSPKDVILKVAGILTVKGGTGAVVEYFGEGAISMSCTGKGTICNMGAEIGATTSTFGYDESMERYLRATDRADVADAANAIKEHLTADAEVYAHPELYFDQLIEINLSELEPSLNGPFSPDLYTPVSRMREEAAKNGWPTKVEWGLIGSCTNSSYEDLARAASIAKQAVDKGLVTKAEFGINPGSEQVRYTADRDGLLKNFEDLNATIFTNACGPCIGMWDRVGAEKQEKNTIVHSFNRNFAKRADGNPNTFAFVASPEIVAAIAISGDLGFNPLTDTLTNANGEQVKLDPPTGDELPEKGFAVEDAGYQAPAADGSSVVIDVDPNSDRLQLLAPFAAWEGTDLRGLKLLIKAKGKCTTDHISMAGPWLKYRGHLDNISNNMLIGAVNFFNEKTDSVKNQLTGEYGPVPATQRAYKAAGIGTIVVGDENYGEGSSREHAAMEPRHLGVRAVLVKSFARIHETNLKKQGMLGLTFANKEDYDKIQENDTIDILGLTEFAPEKPLTLVLHHADGSHDEILANHTYNAQQIEWFKEGGALNIIRKNQVK